The Myxococcota bacterium genome has a segment encoding these proteins:
- a CDS encoding FliA/WhiG family RNA polymerase sigma factor: protein MEALLTEARDRDGEIPAELKEQIVVEHGPLIRYIVNRIAVRLPSHIDLDDLHNTGVIGLMDAIEKYDPEKNCKFKTYAEFRIKGAILDQLRSLDWVPRSVRQKSRKLERAYGEVEQRLGRQATDEEVADSLGLQIEKFHELLNQVRGISLINLEEIRGTNSDGDRSGTYADIIEDVTSENPFATLKTVETKQVVADTIGTLPEKERLVISLYYYEDLNMKEIGNILGITESRVCQIHTKAVLRLRQKLKGQVDH from the coding sequence ATGGAAGCACTGCTGACGGAGGCGCGGGACCGCGACGGCGAGATCCCGGCGGAGCTGAAGGAACAGATCGTGGTCGAGCACGGCCCTCTCATCCGGTACATCGTCAACCGGATCGCCGTGCGCCTCCCGTCGCACATCGATCTCGACGACCTGCACAACACGGGCGTGATCGGTCTGATGGACGCGATCGAGAAGTACGACCCGGAGAAGAACTGCAAGTTCAAGACGTATGCGGAGTTCCGGATCAAGGGCGCGATCCTCGACCAGCTCCGCTCGCTCGACTGGGTGCCGCGCAGCGTGCGCCAGAAGAGCCGCAAGCTCGAGCGCGCCTACGGCGAGGTCGAGCAGCGTCTCGGCCGCCAGGCGACGGACGAGGAAGTGGCCGACTCGCTCGGTCTGCAGATCGAGAAGTTCCACGAGCTGCTGAACCAGGTGCGCGGCATCTCGCTGATCAACCTCGAGGAGATCCGCGGCACGAACTCCGACGGCGATCGCTCGGGCACGTACGCCGACATCATCGAGGACGTCACCTCGGAGAACCCGTTCGCGACGCTCAAGACCGTCGAGACGAAGCAGGTCGTCGCGGACACGATCGGCACGCTCCCGGAGAAGGAGCGCCTCGTGATCTCGCTCTACTACTACGAAGATCTCAACATGAAGGAGATCGGGAACATCCTCGGCATCACCGAGTCCCGCGTCTGCCAGATCCACACGAAGGCGGTGCTCCGCCTGCGGCAGAAGCTCAAGGGTCAGGTCGACCACTGA
- a CDS encoding anhydro-N-acetylmuramic acid kinase, which translates to MLVIGLMSGTSADAVDAALVEWPDDASARPFRLLACVEAPLGDELQGRVHALAACELAPREALREFARLDVELAVRFADAARAVARAASVDLARVDAIASHGQTVAHHPEHASSLQIGNPSVIAERTGCTVVADFRSRDLAAGGEGAPLAPFFHLAALGERGEARVALNLGGIANVTWLPPSLDPDEVVAFDVGPANALLDAAVQCGTGGAERMDAGGRRAARGRVDDALLARLLDDEFLRRRPPKSTGRERYGRAEAQALVAEVGTARLDDLLATLLAFTVESVARACAELLPGRPARLLVGGGGAKNPRMLERLAAAMPACAVEPFEAAGVPADAAEAMAFSLLGRNALLGVPNHLPRTTGARRAAVLGVLVPGGAGRIGR; encoded by the coding sequence GTGCTGGTCATCGGCCTGATGTCGGGAACGTCCGCCGACGCCGTCGACGCCGCGCTCGTCGAGTGGCCCGACGACGCGTCGGCGCGGCCGTTCCGGCTGCTCGCCTGCGTCGAGGCGCCGCTCGGCGACGAGCTGCAAGGGCGCGTGCACGCGCTCGCCGCGTGCGAGCTCGCCCCGCGCGAGGCGCTGCGCGAGTTCGCGCGGCTCGACGTCGAGCTCGCGGTGCGGTTCGCGGACGCCGCGCGCGCGGTCGCGCGCGCAGCCTCGGTCGACCTCGCGCGCGTCGATGCGATCGCCTCGCACGGACAGACGGTCGCGCACCATCCCGAGCACGCGTCGTCGCTCCAGATCGGGAATCCCTCCGTGATCGCCGAGCGCACCGGCTGCACGGTCGTCGCCGACTTCCGCTCGCGCGACCTCGCGGCGGGCGGAGAGGGCGCTCCGCTCGCTCCGTTCTTCCATCTCGCGGCGCTCGGCGAGCGCGGCGAGGCGCGCGTCGCGCTCAACCTCGGCGGCATCGCCAACGTGACGTGGTTGCCTCCCTCGCTCGATCCGGACGAAGTCGTCGCGTTCGACGTCGGCCCCGCGAACGCGCTGCTCGACGCCGCCGTGCAGTGCGGCACGGGCGGTGCCGAGCGCATGGACGCGGGCGGCCGTCGCGCGGCGCGCGGGCGCGTCGACGACGCGCTTCTCGCGCGGCTGCTCGACGACGAGTTCCTGCGCCGACGGCCGCCGAAGTCGACGGGCCGCGAGCGCTACGGCCGCGCCGAGGCGCAGGCACTCGTCGCGGAGGTCGGCACTGCGCGGCTCGACGACCTGCTCGCCACGCTGCTCGCGTTCACGGTGGAGTCGGTGGCGCGCGCGTGCGCCGAGCTCCTGCCGGGCCGGCCCGCGCGGCTCCTCGTCGGTGGCGGAGGTGCGAAGAACCCGCGCATGCTCGAGCGGCTCGCCGCGGCGATGCCCGCCTGTGCCGTCGAGCCGTTCGAGGCCGCGGGCGTCCCCGCCGACGCCGCCGAGGCGATGGCGTTCTCGCTGCTCGGGCGCAACGCGCTGCTCGGCGTGCCGAACCACCTGCCGCGGACGACCGGCGCCCGGCGCGCCGCCGTGCTCGGCGTCCTGGTTCCCGGCGGAGCGGGGCGCATCGGACGTTAG
- a CDS encoding response regulator produces the protein MRSDAPTTEARDDAVRGRVTSAEAAPPSVLVIDDEPLWQRSLERVLRGQGLRVACIASGAGLDPWLAGAGIDALILDLGLEGGASAGVELLVRARRLQPDLAVVVMTGSASIESAVACMRRGAFDYLAKPFDDIEAVRATVRKAVDHRRRALAARAPVPPIDDAALPLSLAAYERRALERALAEHAGDATAAARRLGIGRSTFYRKLAAHGVRTGRTGGAPDGPRGLGGAGSIR, from the coding sequence ATGCGGAGCGACGCGCCGACGACCGAGGCTCGCGACGATGCCGTGCGCGGGCGGGTGACGTCGGCCGAGGCCGCTCCTCCCTCCGTACTGGTGATCGACGACGAGCCGCTCTGGCAGCGAAGCCTCGAGCGGGTGCTGCGCGGGCAGGGGCTGCGCGTCGCCTGCATCGCGAGCGGAGCGGGTCTCGACCCGTGGCTCGCGGGTGCGGGGATCGATGCGCTGATCCTCGATCTCGGACTCGAGGGCGGCGCCAGCGCCGGGGTCGAGCTGCTCGTGCGAGCCAGGCGCCTGCAGCCCGACCTCGCGGTCGTGGTCATGACGGGGAGCGCGAGCATCGAGAGCGCCGTCGCGTGCATGCGGCGCGGGGCGTTCGACTACCTGGCCAAGCCGTTCGACGACATCGAGGCCGTCCGGGCCACCGTGCGCAAGGCCGTCGACCATCGTCGCCGCGCGCTCGCCGCGCGCGCTCCCGTGCCTCCGATCGACGACGCCGCGCTCCCGCTCTCGCTCGCCGCCTACGAGCGGCGCGCGCTCGAGCGCGCGCTCGCCGAGCACGCGGGCGATGCGACGGCGGCGGCGCGCCGGCTCGGCATCGGCCGCAGCACCTTCTATCGCAAGCTCGCCGCCCACGGCGTCCGCACCGGACGCACGGGGGGCGCCCCCGACGGCCCGCGCGGGCTTGGTGGAGCCGGGTCGATCCGGTAG
- a CDS encoding ATP-binding protein, giving the protein MADSSSLVRIAVVAHPEARDGAVVDALRRLAGDVELDVVRDPAACIDLAARVPLDLVVVDRLVGAPRDALLRTLRDRGVPSVVVTDARATADALAAFRAGAAECVEAGRSLAHSLPHAVLEQTRRARSRREREWLAGRIGALQRHTENIIHDLNSALVVVDGDGLVTYANPSAAAILAGGSDTGALEGAPVWRWFEGEPERTRIGETLRRGVRCQGAETQIRRTDGALVPIGISCAPLFDDAGAQCGAVATFQDLSEVKQLREQVLQTEKMASIGELAAGVAHEINNPTGFIHANLYQMSEYVADLESVWERVTDLRKAVVAGDLDDARRAEAALARAADDVDVDFVLGDFGKAVRESQEGSERIRHIVQDLRDFARQDTGQRAPADLNQCVDSTASIAWTMMKHSVVLEKRYGDLPSVPCFAMQLKQVVMNLLVNAYQAIEERHGSTGAMGRIVVATREVDGGVELVVEDDGAGIAAEHRARIFDPFFTTKKVGAGTGLGLSTSFNIVRRHGGRIRVDSEPGVGTSFRVWLPLEVDDGDDVAPDERGGSAT; this is encoded by the coding sequence GTGGCCGACTCTTCCTCACTGGTGCGGATCGCGGTCGTCGCCCATCCGGAGGCGCGCGACGGCGCGGTCGTCGATGCGCTGCGCCGGCTCGCCGGCGACGTCGAGCTCGACGTGGTCCGCGATCCCGCCGCCTGTATCGATCTCGCCGCGCGCGTTCCGCTCGACCTCGTCGTCGTCGACCGCCTGGTGGGCGCGCCGCGCGACGCGCTCCTCCGCACGCTGCGCGATCGCGGCGTGCCGAGCGTCGTCGTCACCGACGCCCGCGCCACGGCCGACGCGCTCGCGGCGTTCCGCGCCGGCGCGGCCGAGTGCGTGGAGGCCGGCCGCTCGCTCGCGCACTCCCTTCCGCACGCCGTTCTCGAGCAGACGCGTCGTGCGCGGTCGCGGCGCGAGCGCGAGTGGCTCGCCGGGCGGATCGGCGCCCTGCAGCGGCACACCGAGAACATCATCCACGACCTCAACTCCGCGCTCGTGGTCGTCGACGGCGACGGGCTCGTGACCTACGCGAACCCGAGCGCGGCGGCGATCCTCGCGGGCGGGTCCGATACCGGCGCGCTCGAGGGCGCGCCGGTGTGGCGCTGGTTCGAGGGCGAGCCCGAGCGGACGCGCATCGGCGAGACGCTCCGGCGCGGCGTGCGCTGTCAGGGCGCGGAGACGCAGATCCGCCGCACGGACGGCGCGCTCGTCCCGATCGGCATCTCGTGCGCGCCTCTCTTCGACGACGCCGGCGCGCAGTGCGGCGCGGTCGCGACGTTCCAGGACCTGAGCGAGGTGAAGCAGCTCCGCGAGCAGGTGCTGCAGACGGAGAAGATGGCCTCGATCGGAGAGCTCGCGGCCGGCGTCGCCCACGAGATCAACAATCCGACCGGGTTCATCCACGCGAACCTCTACCAGATGAGCGAGTACGTCGCGGACCTCGAGAGCGTGTGGGAGCGCGTGACGGACCTGCGCAAGGCGGTCGTCGCGGGCGACCTCGACGATGCGCGCCGCGCCGAGGCGGCGCTCGCCCGCGCGGCGGACGACGTCGACGTCGACTTCGTGCTCGGCGACTTCGGCAAGGCGGTGCGCGAGTCGCAGGAAGGCTCGGAGCGGATCCGGCACATCGTGCAGGACCTTCGCGACTTCGCGCGTCAGGACACGGGGCAGCGCGCGCCGGCCGACCTGAACCAGTGCGTCGACTCCACCGCGAGCATCGCCTGGACCATGATGAAGCACTCCGTGGTGCTCGAGAAGCGCTACGGCGACCTGCCGAGCGTCCCGTGCTTCGCCATGCAGCTCAAGCAGGTCGTGATGAACCTGCTCGTGAACGCCTACCAGGCGATCGAGGAGCGCCACGGGTCGACGGGCGCGATGGGGCGCATCGTCGTCGCGACGCGCGAGGTCGACGGCGGCGTCGAGCTCGTCGTCGAGGACGACGGCGCGGGCATCGCGGCCGAGCACCGCGCGCGCATCTTCGATCCGTTCTTCACGACGAAGAAGGTCGGCGCGGGCACCGGCCTCGGGCTGTCGACCTCCTTCAACATCGTCCGGCGCCACGGCGGGAGGATCCGCGTCGACAGCGAGCCGGGGGTCGGGACGAGCTTCCGCGTCTGGCTCCCGCTCGAGGTCGACGACGGCGACGATGTCGCGCCCGACGAGCGCGGCGGGAGCGCGACGTGA
- a CDS encoding glycosyltransferase family 4 protein: MTDRPLRIAFVAYRGNMKCGGQGVYLWFLARALAAQGHEVEVFVGPPYPDAMPFARRVVQLPNQELWAKWFVRDYAGMRPPEGALRMLTPLRFYELAASYLGFLPEPFAFSVRAFRALADELRRGARFDLVHDVQCLGWGLLGMLGMGLPVVTTVHHPLTIDRRASFVRDTNLREAIGTMTFYPIGMQRTVARRLDRVITSSEWSAEQIARDFGVATERIRNVYNGLDTDLYSPDASVAKDAAELLCVGRANDPNKGIRTLVAAFARCDARLRLTLVDDDHPHNPVFKWAREAGVADRLRVTGRVPTDELVALYRRAALVVVPSRTEGFGLPAVEAMACGTPVVACDAGALTEVMRLCGGGLVVPRDDPAALARGIGELMADAPRRRALAATARARVAERLSWTRIASATSEVYAEVLAERRGRPASTTTSASCGARAASPSSA, encoded by the coding sequence ATGACCGACCGTCCCCTGCGCATCGCGTTCGTCGCGTACCGCGGCAACATGAAGTGCGGCGGCCAGGGCGTGTACCTGTGGTTCCTGGCACGCGCGCTCGCCGCGCAGGGTCACGAGGTCGAGGTCTTCGTCGGCCCGCCCTACCCCGACGCCATGCCCTTCGCGCGCAGGGTCGTGCAGCTCCCGAACCAGGAGCTCTGGGCGAAGTGGTTCGTGCGCGACTACGCGGGCATGCGCCCGCCCGAGGGCGCGCTCCGGATGCTGACGCCGCTGCGCTTCTACGAGCTCGCCGCGAGCTACCTCGGCTTCCTGCCCGAGCCGTTCGCATTCAGCGTGCGCGCCTTCCGCGCGCTCGCCGACGAGCTGCGCCGCGGCGCGCGCTTCGACCTCGTGCACGACGTGCAGTGCCTCGGCTGGGGCCTGCTCGGGATGCTCGGGATGGGTCTGCCCGTCGTGACGACGGTGCACCACCCGCTCACGATCGACCGCCGCGCCTCGTTCGTCCGCGACACGAACCTGCGCGAGGCGATCGGCACGATGACGTTCTATCCGATCGGCATGCAGCGCACCGTGGCGCGGCGGCTCGACCGCGTGATCACGTCGTCGGAGTGGAGCGCCGAGCAGATCGCGCGCGACTTCGGCGTCGCTACCGAGCGCATCCGCAACGTCTACAACGGCCTCGACACCGACCTCTACTCGCCGGACGCCTCGGTCGCGAAGGACGCTGCGGAGCTGCTCTGCGTCGGCCGCGCGAACGACCCCAACAAGGGGATCCGGACGCTCGTCGCGGCGTTCGCCCGCTGCGACGCGCGACTGCGCCTCACGCTCGTCGACGACGACCATCCCCACAACCCCGTCTTCAAGTGGGCGCGCGAGGCGGGCGTCGCCGATCGGCTTCGCGTGACGGGCCGCGTGCCGACCGACGAGCTCGTCGCGCTGTACCGGCGCGCCGCGCTCGTCGTCGTGCCGTCGCGCACGGAAGGGTTCGGGCTGCCGGCGGTCGAGGCGATGGCCTGCGGCACGCCCGTCGTGGCGTGCGACGCGGGCGCACTGACCGAGGTGATGCGGCTCTGCGGCGGCGGGCTCGTCGTGCCACGCGACGACCCGGCCGCGCTCGCGCGCGGCATCGGCGAGCTGATGGCGGATGCGCCGCGGCGCCGCGCGCTCGCCGCGACCGCGCGCGCGCGCGTGGCCGAACGCCTGTCGTGGACGCGCATCGCGAGTGCGACGAGCGAGGTCTACGCGGAGGTGCTCGCCGAGCGGCGCGGACGGCCCGCGAGCACCACGACGTCGGCGAGCTGCGGCGCGCGCGCGGCCAGCCCGTCGAGCGCGTGA
- a CDS encoding glycosyltransferase family 4 protein, with the protein MRIALLTYRGNMYCGGQGIYASYLAREWQRAGHEVHVFAGPPLPELADGIPLHEIPNDNVFGREWPDFYDPRRPFSLLKPMTLWELGVSRFGVFPEMQTFGVRLLRRWPELQRRHRFDVVFDNQSLSWGLLGLRAFGTPVVSVIHHPLHIDREADYAIDPRLVKKIKRTLYFPLFMQQQVAPRLDRIVTVSEASRVEIERYFGIPQKEVEVVYNGTDADLFHPVPGVAKETDLLFVGRTEDRKKGIGTMLEALSLLPPHVKLKIVDGRIPPDGLVPRLARKYGIEDRIVVVDRMLEVPELVEQYSTARIALVPSFFEGFGFPASEAMACGLAVVANAAGALPEVVGTDGSAGRLVPARNARAMADAIADILSEPGKAERMGAAARRRVQSVFRWDQAAAQLAQVFEDTRRAAHRRPRAA; encoded by the coding sequence ATGCGGATCGCGCTGCTCACCTATCGCGGCAACATGTACTGCGGCGGCCAGGGCATCTATGCCTCGTACCTGGCGCGCGAGTGGCAGCGAGCCGGGCACGAGGTCCACGTCTTCGCCGGCCCGCCGCTGCCCGAGCTCGCGGACGGCATCCCGCTCCACGAGATCCCGAACGACAACGTGTTCGGCCGCGAGTGGCCCGACTTCTACGACCCGCGCAGACCGTTCTCGCTGCTCAAGCCGATGACGCTCTGGGAGCTCGGCGTGTCGCGCTTCGGCGTGTTCCCCGAGATGCAGACGTTCGGCGTGCGGCTGCTGCGTCGCTGGCCCGAGCTACAGCGCCGCCACCGCTTCGACGTCGTCTTCGACAACCAGTCGCTGTCGTGGGGGCTGCTCGGACTGCGCGCCTTCGGCACGCCCGTCGTCTCCGTCATCCACCATCCGCTGCACATCGACCGCGAGGCCGACTACGCGATCGACCCGCGGCTGGTGAAGAAGATCAAGCGCACGCTCTACTTCCCGCTGTTCATGCAGCAGCAGGTGGCGCCGCGGCTCGACCGGATCGTGACCGTCTCGGAGGCGTCGCGCGTCGAGATCGAGCGCTACTTCGGGATCCCGCAGAAGGAGGTCGAGGTCGTCTACAACGGCACCGACGCCGACCTCTTCCATCCCGTGCCGGGCGTCGCCAAGGAGACGGACCTGCTGTTCGTCGGGCGCACCGAGGACCGCAAGAAGGGCATCGGGACGATGCTCGAGGCGCTCTCGCTGCTGCCGCCGCACGTGAAGCTCAAGATCGTCGACGGGCGCATCCCGCCCGACGGCCTCGTGCCGCGACTCGCGCGCAAGTACGGCATCGAGGATCGCATCGTCGTCGTCGATCGGATGCTCGAGGTGCCCGAGCTCGTCGAGCAGTACTCGACCGCGCGCATCGCGCTCGTGCCGAGCTTCTTCGAGGGCTTCGGCTTCCCGGCGAGCGAGGCGATGGCGTGCGGTCTCGCCGTCGTCGCGAACGCCGCGGGCGCGCTGCCCGAGGTCGTCGGCACGGACGGGAGCGCCGGTCGGCTCGTTCCCGCGCGCAACGCGCGCGCGATGGCCGATGCGATCGCGGACATCCTGTCCGAGCCGGGCAAGGCGGAGCGCATGGGCGCGGCCGCGCGGCGCCGCGTGCAGTCGGTCTTCCGCTGGGACCAGGCGGCCGCGCAGCTCGCGCAGGTCTTCGAGGACACGCGGCGTGCTGCTCACCGTCGACCTCGCGCGGCTTGA
- a CDS encoding sigma-54 dependent transcriptional regulator, which translates to MSRNPSSSASPSRPAAPAASATTPAPPAAPGVARVLVVDDEELYRRALERILSRSGHEVMSAADATEALAIASTQRVDLVLCDYRMPGINGIELLRQLRELEPDLPCILVTGHGSAEASVEALRAGAFWYLEKPFDQANLDVVRGLVQQAVEHGRLKAENRALHGQLRARYKFENIIGKSAALRAVLETVEKVANTDSTVLITGESGTGKELVARALHFNSRRTTRPFVTVNCGAIPEELLESELFGHVKGAFTGAIASREGRFAAAHGGTIFLDEIGDMSPTLQVKLLRVLQERTFEPVGSSKTQHVDVRVIAATHQDLERLIEERRFREDLYYRLNVLPIEVPPLRERPDDVPLLVHHFLDIANQEQTTRIDGITDAAMEYLVAYDWPGNIRQLENMIERMAILLGEGEIDVESLPPEVARARTQEAIAPRLGPDGLSFNDVIAQIETDLILQALEQTHWNKNRAASLLGLNRTTLLEKIKKKGLRPTERD; encoded by the coding sequence CTGTCGCGCAATCCCTCGAGCTCTGCGAGCCCGTCGCGTCCTGCTGCTCCGGCCGCGTCGGCGACCACCCCGGCACCGCCGGCGGCACCGGGTGTCGCGCGCGTCCTCGTCGTCGACGACGAGGAGCTCTACCGACGCGCGCTCGAGCGCATCCTCTCGCGTTCGGGCCACGAGGTCATGAGCGCCGCCGACGCGACGGAGGCGCTCGCCATCGCGTCGACCCAGCGCGTCGACCTCGTGCTGTGCGACTACCGGATGCCCGGCATCAACGGCATCGAGCTGCTCCGTCAGCTGCGCGAGCTCGAGCCCGACCTGCCCTGCATCCTGGTCACCGGCCACGGCAGCGCCGAGGCGTCCGTCGAGGCGCTGCGCGCCGGCGCGTTCTGGTACCTCGAGAAGCCCTTCGACCAGGCGAACCTCGACGTCGTCCGCGGCCTCGTGCAGCAGGCGGTCGAGCACGGGCGCCTCAAGGCCGAGAACCGCGCGCTCCACGGCCAGCTCCGCGCGCGGTACAAGTTCGAGAACATCATCGGGAAGAGCGCGGCCCTGCGCGCCGTGCTCGAGACGGTCGAGAAGGTCGCCAACACCGACAGCACGGTGCTGATCACCGGCGAGAGCGGCACGGGCAAGGAGCTCGTCGCCCGTGCGCTCCACTTCAACAGCCGACGCACGACGCGGCCCTTCGTCACCGTGAACTGCGGCGCGATCCCCGAGGAGCTGCTCGAGAGCGAGCTCTTCGGGCACGTGAAGGGTGCGTTCACGGGGGCGATCGCGAGCCGCGAGGGCCGCTTCGCGGCCGCGCACGGCGGCACCATCTTCCTGGACGAGATCGGCGACATGAGCCCGACGCTCCAGGTGAAGCTCCTGCGCGTCCTGCAGGAACGCACCTTCGAGCCGGTCGGGTCGTCGAAGACGCAGCACGTCGACGTGCGCGTGATCGCCGCCACCCACCAGGACCTCGAACGGCTGATCGAGGAACGCCGCTTCCGCGAGGATCTCTACTACCGGCTGAACGTGCTCCCGATCGAGGTGCCGCCGCTGCGCGAACGTCCCGACGACGTGCCGCTGCTCGTGCACCACTTCCTCGACATCGCGAACCAGGAGCAGACGACGCGGATCGACGGCATCACCGACGCCGCGATGGAGTACCTCGTCGCCTACGACTGGCCGGGCAACATCCGCCAGCTCGAGAACATGATCGAGCGGATGGCCATCCTGCTCGGCGAAGGCGAGATCGACGTCGAGTCGCTCCCGCCCGAGGTCGCGCGCGCGCGCACGCAGGAGGCCATCGCTCCGCGACTCGGGCCCGACGGTCTCTCGTTCAACGACGTCATCGCGCAGATCGAGACCGACCTCATCCTCCAGGCGCTCGAGCAGACGCACTGGAACAAGAACCGCGCCGCGTCGTTGCTCGGGCTGAACCGCACGACCCTCCTCGAGAAGATCAAGAAGAAGGGCCTGCGCCCGACCGAGCGCGACTGA
- a CDS encoding response regulator encodes MSGPPTLLIVDDEERILNALRRSLRREGFEILTAQTPQEARKWLEERPVDVVLSDHKMPTASGLEILAMARELRPDAARLLISGWPEQVAPARLAELGVRELLPKPWDDADLKRALREAAGR; translated from the coding sequence GTGAGCGGCCCGCCGACCCTGCTCATCGTCGACGACGAGGAGCGCATCCTGAACGCGCTGCGGCGCAGTCTGCGTCGCGAGGGCTTCGAGATCCTGACGGCGCAGACGCCGCAGGAGGCGCGGAAGTGGCTCGAGGAGCGCCCGGTCGACGTCGTGCTCTCCGACCACAAGATGCCGACGGCGAGCGGCCTCGAGATCCTCGCGATGGCGCGCGAGCTGCGCCCGGACGCGGCGCGCCTGCTGATCTCGGGCTGGCCGGAGCAGGTCGCGCCGGCGAGGCTCGCCGAGCTCGGGGTGCGGGAGCTGCTCCCGAAGCCCTGGGACGACGCCGATCTCAAGCGCGCGCTGCGCGAGGCGGCGGGTCGTTAG
- a CDS encoding methyltransferase domain-containing protein — MRVVDLDRDMSDVIPTGTSIESEVLFERMTQATLSLAASAPGRRILDVASGVGQDSIALARDGGDVVGAEPSARMAGMAQLFAAERGGPLPRWVRAWGDALPFADASFDAVVCKGALDHFDRPDAAIAEMARVARPDGRVVLAIANFESLACRTGHWLDELAARRRGDGGPRGRRHSDCPSDHFTRYELDLMREQAGRHLELEVVQGVSLLWGVPGWSRLLARLPAGAARALLHALDGLAARAPQLADVVVLAGRPRRSASTSA; from the coding sequence ATGCGCGTCGTCGACCTCGACCGGGACATGAGCGACGTGATCCCGACCGGCACCTCGATCGAGAGCGAGGTGCTCTTCGAGCGGATGACGCAGGCGACGCTCTCACTCGCCGCGTCGGCGCCCGGGCGGCGCATCCTCGACGTCGCGAGCGGCGTCGGGCAGGACTCGATCGCGCTCGCGCGCGACGGCGGCGACGTGGTCGGCGCGGAGCCGTCCGCGCGCATGGCGGGCATGGCGCAGCTGTTCGCCGCAGAGCGCGGAGGCCCGCTCCCGCGCTGGGTGCGCGCCTGGGGCGACGCGCTGCCGTTCGCGGACGCGAGCTTCGACGCGGTCGTCTGCAAGGGCGCGCTCGACCACTTCGACCGGCCCGACGCGGCGATCGCGGAGATGGCGCGCGTCGCGCGGCCGGACGGCCGCGTCGTGCTCGCGATCGCGAACTTCGAGTCGCTCGCGTGCCGGACGGGCCACTGGCTCGACGAGCTCGCGGCGCGGCGCCGCGGCGACGGCGGGCCGCGCGGCCGGCGCCACTCCGACTGTCCGAGCGACCACTTCACGCGCTACGAGCTCGACCTGATGCGCGAGCAGGCGGGGCGGCACCTCGAGCTCGAGGTCGTGCAGGGCGTGTCGCTGCTGTGGGGCGTACCCGGGTGGTCGCGGCTGCTCGCGCGGCTTCCCGCCGGCGCGGCGCGCGCCCTCCTTCACGCGCTCGACGGGCTGGCCGCGCGCGCGCCGCAGCTCGCCGACGTCGTGGTGCTCGCGGGCCGTCCGCGCCGCTCGGCGAGCACCTCCGCGTAG
- a CDS encoding methyltransferase domain-containing protein: MLLTVDLARLDVGPGHRVLDAGCGEGRHCFGCLSRGAAQVVGYDLDFGSMRDASKRLRREAAASGALGEMIQGDIFRLPFEDATFDRVICSEVMEHVHDYEAAAAELARVTKPGGRVAVTIPTATSEHLYLRLGDEYFESPGGHIRIFKPRQLAQGLAKAGLATRGVGFAHGFHTPYWVLRSVMHLPNADESRLVRAYRHFLIRATASPLMARLEHALDRICPKSLILYADKPAGRLAARGA, from the coding sequence GTGCTGCTCACCGTCGACCTCGCGCGGCTTGACGTCGGCCCGGGCCACCGGGTCCTCGACGCGGGCTGCGGCGAGGGGCGCCACTGCTTCGGCTGCCTCTCGCGCGGCGCCGCGCAGGTCGTCGGCTACGACCTCGACTTCGGCTCGATGCGCGACGCGAGCAAGCGGCTGCGCCGCGAGGCGGCGGCCTCCGGCGCGCTCGGCGAGATGATCCAGGGCGACATCTTCCGCTTGCCGTTCGAGGACGCGACGTTCGACCGCGTGATCTGCTCCGAGGTGATGGAGCACGTCCACGACTACGAGGCCGCGGCCGCGGAGCTCGCGCGCGTGACGAAGCCGGGCGGCCGCGTCGCCGTGACGATCCCGACCGCGACGAGCGAGCACCTCTACCTGCGGCTCGGCGACGAGTACTTCGAGAGTCCGGGCGGCCACATCCGCATCTTCAAGCCGCGCCAGCTCGCGCAGGGCCTCGCGAAGGCCGGGCTCGCGACGCGCGGCGTCGGCTTCGCGCACGGCTTCCACACGCCGTACTGGGTGCTTCGCTCGGTGATGCACCTGCCGAACGCCGACGAGAGCCGGCTCGTCCGCGCCTATCGTCACTTCCTGATCCGCGCGACCGCGAGCCCGCTCATGGCGCGGCTCGAGCACGCGCTCGACCGCATCTGTCCGAAGAGCCTGATCCTCTACGCGGACAAGCCCGCCGGCCGCCTCGCGGCCCGAGGCGCGTGA